The Rosa rugosa chromosome 1, drRosRugo1.1, whole genome shotgun sequence genomic sequence cctgtgatatccagagccagttgttcccaatagaGCAAAGtctaatttgttcaggttacttatcctcaaagagaacaagaaaaagggttagtttcggagtggaaaaagctaccacgaaaacatataaattttctgagcatagtcgcttacaagaaattagaaatttctaagcgtaatcgcttccaagaaattcaatttcaagaggtattggattagatcgaaacaatgatgtaagtggtcgatcatatattctctacaaactctaagtttggagatctcaacaagctccaagcttggagtgagcacgaaccctcgcatttcggcttaattaggtctcccctatgattaAGAAAGGggtgtagaagaagggagtttgcaagtccctgagaaaaagaagagaaaatgaataaaaacaggaacttttagtaaaaaataccttgaaataggtcgccggaaaagtggccggaaacgggCAACCGTCGTTGAccgagctgacgtggcagtggggtccagtgctgacgtggcagtggggtccagtgctgacgtggcagtgggtctaATGATGACGTGGCATGGGGTCTAATGGATGATGTGGCAGTGGGTCCCGGTGATGACGTGACGGTGGATCCCATTGATGCCGTGGCAGTGGGGTCCAGTGCTGACGTGAAAGATGACGTGGCGGTAGGTCAGGTGCGtcagtgggcttctgggcttttCTTCTTTGGGTTGGgctccttctttctttctttctgggccaagcttcttctcccttttttttttttttttttccttctcttttctgccggtttttctACTGTAAGGTTTAGCTGCCGGTTCAATCTCTTATAGGCTGGTTTTTGGGTtgtttcttccggttcctgCATCGTTGATTGGAGGAGCTTCTTGTGACGAAATTTGATAGAAATTGGAGGTCtgaaaggtggtgaaccggtggaatatttgctgcgggttGTATGGAGATTCCGGTGGctggttcggtaggtttccggccggttctggattcctagggtcgagggcttcaagttgtgtggcggaggcagaaaagtgttcaaggttttgtattcggatttaaggttttagcttcttgaatcagagTTTGGTTATTTTTTTCAAGGTTAGggcgtcgtgctgataacgtgtttaaggaaaaccaaaattgggagagaattgttgtgtgttctcattaataataggggcctatttatatagaggattacaagacatagaatcagagttgtacaaggaaaaataattgtacaattaatcggatatctatgaatatctctacTTCAAAACTCTATTATAACTGGGTCAAATAACTTAGAGTTTAGGCTAGACACAATtcggatttacttaaacactcctCTTATTATTTCCTTAAGTTAGGGGCAACACAATGACAAAAGAAGAAAGGAGGGGCCAAAACTAAAATTGCCCAATTTTATGTCTCAATGCATTATTATTTCCTTCTGTTCCTGCGAGACCTGTTCTTGAATCACTTCCGTCCAATGCATTAGGCAGATTCGGTTTTAGTCAAATCAAACACATAAGCTCCTCAGTTTGGTGACTTGATATGAAAATGGCGCATGCAGATCAAGCCGTCCGCATTATCTTGTGTCGCTGCTTGAAACTGGAAAGCACATACTACATGTCCAACGTGTCCAACGTAAGGACCATGTTTCATGTTTCTCACTTCTCTCTTCTCAGCCCAACAAACAACATATCTCTACTCTTTTACAGCTATTGATTAATTTCTCAAACCTTTGTCTCTTCCTCTCCTAACTTCTGGGGACTATAATATCAAGCTTTTTGGTTCAGTTTTGAGCAGAAAGCTCTTCAATTTCAGAAACCCATTAACATTTTGTTGAATTGGGGGAGTGATGGCTATGCATGTTAGCAGTGCAGGGTTTTCTATTTTCAGTCACAGGAGAGTTAATAGAGTCAGAGCTGTTGCTTCTGAAAATGTGAGCATAGAGGAACAGAAGGTGAAGTTGGGGGCTTCTGAGTTGAAGGTGACAAAGCTTGGGATTGGAGCTTGGTCTTGGGGTGACACCAGTTATTGGAATAACTTTGAATGGGATGGTAAGTTGCTCGTTTTCATTTATGCAAGattgaaaagattgaaacttttagATAATACCCTTTTGAAATTGGAATTACTTTGAATGGGATGGTAAGTTGCTCAATTTCAGTTGTGCAAGATTGAAAAGACTGAAAATTTGAGATACCCGTTTGAATTTGGAGATTTATTATTGTACAGTTGTGGCTCAGCTCGTTTTCCATGTTCACTTTTTCCATTTGAGAGAGTGTTCTCTTTATTTAGCTTGACTGCATGTGTGCACCTGTCTTTACATTGTAAAGCCAAAGTGGCgtgaaattgaaattgacaaGAAGCAGGGTGTATTCATATTTATGCAATGGCAATTGCTGTTATTATTTGATGGGATTTTATGTAACTTTGTTGGCCAATAAATCTTAAAATTTAAAATCTTGAACAAGTGACACTAGTTACAAACAAGCGCCCATGTATGTTTGAAGAATAGTAAGGATTGTGGAAGCTGTATAGTTTAGATTTAAGTACTTAGGTTAAGTTGGTTTGAATTTGTGTGAAGGAAATGTTCATGATGGCAATAATGTTTTGTGAGAGTTGTAGATAGGAAGATGAAGGCTGCTAAGAATGCGTTTGATGCCAGCGTTGATGGTGGCATAACCTTCTTTGATACTGCTGAAGTTTATGGCTCCAGGGTGAGTAAGTCGCATCTTACAGTtcctttgttgttttgtttcagTCAAATAGACCTAAATTTTTTGGGAAATCCAACCAAAATCATCATTTTCCCACTATTGCAGGCTTCTTTCGGTGCTATAAATTCTGAAACTTTACTAGGAAGGTATATTGCGTGATTGTGAGTTTGTCTCATTCTACTCTCAAGCCAGCAGAGAGTGCAAGTAATCATGGTTGTTTTCTGCTTTGTGAGAATATTAGCATTCAAATCCAGTGAATTTCTTACAGATTTAtcaaggaaaggaaagaaaaggatCCAGAAGTGGAGGTTGCTGTTGCAACCAAATTCGCAGCTTTGCCTTGGAGGCTGGGTCGGCAGAGCGTCCTCTCTGCCCTCAAGGATTCCCTCAGTCGCCTCGGTCTTTCTTCAGTAGAACTGTATCAACTCCACTGGTAGGTCTTTACGAACCTTTTAGATGATCTTTCTATGACCATATATATCTTTTCTGTTAATGCAACCACTAACTACAATAGCTAATCATGTTTGTGTCTTAATTTTCAGGCCAGGAGTATGGGGAAATGAAGGTGGTTCATCTGTAACACCACTTTTTTAATTTAACAATTCTTTGTCATGCTGATAACTACATATGTTAATCACCTTCGTATCTGAAGAGGCTTAATCCTTCGGAAATCAATTTTTAGGATACCTTGATGGTCTTGGAGATGCTGTTGAGCAAGGCCTTGTGAAGGCAGTTGGTGTCTCAAACTATAGAGGTATAAATCTATTTATTATTGATAAAAGTTAGCAGAGCGAACAATGAAATACTCTCTACAATATAAGCATCctgtcttttattttcttctttagtTTAGCGAGTATAGAAGATATTGGCACACTGAAAAGATATCAATTTTGCGAAACTGCATGCCCTCCTTAATTAATCAGAACATGATGCATAAAGTTCCTTATTTCAGAAAAGAGATTGCGTGATGCATACGAGAAACTCAAAAAGAGAGGTATCCCACTAGCATCAAACCAAGTGAATTACAGCCTCATATACAGGGCACCAGAGGAGAATGGAGTTAAGGCTACCTGTGACGAACTTGGGATCACTTTGATTGCCTATTCACCTATTGCTCAAGGTACAGTGTGAAGCTTTTGCTGTTTTGCATTCACTATTATCATTTTTACTCAATGTGGCAAGAAGTTATATCTTCTCAGTTCACAGGATTCAAGACCCTCTCTGCATAAGGTTTAAAAAATCTGACACTGGTACAATTATTTACATCAACTTAGTAAGGAACTAAGGATATAAActcagaaaaaaataaaaaaatcattgATGTTAAGAAAACAGGCTTACTCACTTTTTGATATCAGCCTCTTGATTAATGAGCATCTACTTTCAAGCAGTTTTCTTAACTTCAGTACAACGATCTTATTTCCTTTCCTGGTACTACTGTGAGAACTTTATTCATGCACTTGaaacttcatcatcatcttcctaGTATACACCTACAAAgtgtaaagaaaataaaattatctCTCTTGTGCATTCCTGTGCTTTGTCTCTTGTGAACATCTTATTGGCTTGGCTTATGGTTGCTGGTGGATAAGTGGTAATCTTGCATGGTAAATCGCTTAAGTGAGTCATCTGAGCAATAGACATGTGTTCATATATTTGTTGTTCCACATGCGCACTCAATACTTCTACAAGTTTACAACACAAGTCAAACAGCTGGCTTTTCCACCTAAACTGGACAGTTTTTACTAAAACTAAGTGTGTTCTGAGGCAAAAAGGATGTGAATACTTGATAAAAGAAGTCTGTAGAGATCGTAAGTTATTGGTTAATCTGGCACAGTCCTGGGTATGATGATCACAGATTTAGTCTTTGGATCTTAGAAGGTTGGTTGCTGCAGCAGTCAATTTTCATGTCTGACCTGGTGTGAGAGAGATTGAGAAGACTGACATTTCTACTATTATACATATGCAGGTGTTCTTACAGGAAAGTATACACCTGAAAATATTCCAACTGGCCCTCGAGGCCAGATTTACACTCGTGATTTTCTTACAAAGGTAAACCATATTTACTTATTCAGCATTTTGAATGCTGATTACACAGTACCAATTTTATTCCTGAAATATCATGGTGATATGCAGCTCCAACCTCTGCTTAACAGAATCAAGGAAATAGGAGAGAAGTACAGTAAAACACCTACACAGGTTTGTTCATGTTCTTTTACCACCATGTAATTTTCTTTACAAGCCTGAATTTTGTTTTTGCTGTGGAAACCTGACTAAACAATTAACTGAAGGTACGTGAATGTTTGTACATAAGCAATGTTTGACTCACAGACACCAGTGTCAATTACATAAGCACAGAGTTACAAGTTTTTTATATATGTAGACCAACTTTCAGTAGCTTGATGTAGTTTTTCACACTACAATATTTAAACAAAAATGTCCTTGGATGTAGAAATAGTCCCTGGGATTTTTAATTCTAAACATGGTTTGTTCGTTTTTCTGAGATTTGATGGAAGCCGGGTTCCTGTTGACAGGTAGCCTTAAACTGGCTAATAACCCAGGACAATGTCGTGCCAATTCCAGGAGCCAAAAATGCAGAACAGGCTATGGAATTTGCGGCTGCACTTGGATGGAAGCTCAACGATGATGAAGTAACTGAGTTGCGCTCTTTGGCTTCCGAGATTAAATCTGTAACTGGTTTCCCTGTTGAAAACTTATAGAAAATTTACACTACCATCTGGGTTGTAAGCTCCTGTATACAAGAATGTAGGAATACACTTCTTCActataaaaaatacaaaattcaCATATTTTCATTAAAATGAATGATTGCAGGTTGACCAATGATATAATAGTGCCTATTCACATTTAAGGCAAAAACTAGAGCTGAAAACTGGTGAGCTCACCTCAGCACTTCATTTTTGAAGTCCAAGATTCCATAAACATGACCTGCAGTGTAAAATAATAAAAGCATTTTGGTCCTCCACCTATAATTATAAGCAAACTCATAGACCCAATTTGATATTAAAACAGCATTTAAAGGTAGGCCACCTGGCTGCAACTGTACTGAAACTGACAATAGCTCATACCCAAATTTATAGCCAAGTGCATAGCAATCCTATCATGTGCTAAGCTAAGACGCTCTAGTCTCTGCAGAAGAAAATTGGCATGAATTTAAAGTTCATGAACACAACCCATAtcagaacaaagaaaaacacaCCATTTATGAAGACTTTCCTCATTAGCTGGTACTTGTAGATCCTCATGGCTGCTTAGTTGGAAGCATTGCAGTAGTACATACATGCACTAGATTCTATAGCCCTCTAAGCAAACAACTACTAGCTCCCCAAATTTTAATACTAACATCGTTCATAAATGTTGCTCCAAAGTTCATCCTTTTGCCAATTCTTAAAGGGAGAGGTATTATTTTCTAGCGAACTTAAAAACCACAAGTCATACATCGTTGGGCTAATTCTTTGAGAATCTACCTCCATCCTCAAGAGAAATAGCTAAACAACGAGGAGTTATTAAATCATATAGAATGAACTGAattttgagaaagacaaaaatCACAAGTAATtttactagtcacttttcgagACTATCAATATCTATTAAAAGTATCGTTACACCGATTAAATTGGTCCACTAAATTTTGTACGTTATATTTACTTTCCTCGCTTACTTTCATAGAGATAAGATATGTGCAATTTGCAATGGCATCATCCAACAATCTAGCCAACATGAAATCCTAAAGAAGCTTTGCCTACTTGGGCCAATCTGTAGAATGAGCTGTGTATAACTTTTCCTCTTTCAATCTTGTTCCTCATCATTGTCCAATAAAATATAGCCGGCCATTGCAGACGTGGCACCACCCTCACTCATTTTCAGATCACAAGTTGATTGTCCTCCGAGTTGTAGATTTGATTGCATCAAAATAAACCAATCCCATTCACCCAATTCTAACCTTTTTACATTCTACAACACCCAATAACCAATTCGTCAAGTGCCACATGGCGCTGCTGTAGAAATCTGAAGCTCTCTATGTTACTACCCAATCTCTGCTCTCTGACCTCTGTGCCAAAGTCCCTGTCCTTCTGAACTGGTGCTTTAAGACTCTGGTCCATTTCAAGTTTCTGGTTGCTCTCCTATAACTCTCCCACtcaaacaaagagaaaagacaGACACTTCATTGGTGGCCTTCAGTTTACAGCTCAAGAGAAGTCAGAGCTGTGCTTTGATCAGTGTGATTTTCTATTCCATTTTTAGCTTCTGGGTCTTTTCTTttactcatttttcctttctGGGTTTCTATTaaaagattgtttttttttttgttttgggttttctggTATAGTAAAGCAGacgcttttttgtttttccactTATTGAATTCTATTTCTCCCAAGTGGTGAATGATGTATCTAGCTCCTGTGTTCCTTTTTTCAACTAGAATTtttctccatattttctttgctGGATTATTTTATTCTGGGTTCCATGGTCTCTGTCTCTCCCAATTTGGGGTTCTCAATATTTTAATCTATAGATTTATGTGTGTTGTAAGCAATTATAGCAGTGGCAATAAAAAAGGGAAGACTTTGCTTTTTGATAAAACTGTGTGGTTATATTGGGGCTTCATTCCATTGTTCCTCCTATTCCTTTTCTTAGGATAGTTCCAAATCTGGGTGTGCATCATTTTTTATTGGTTAGTGGTTGGTTAATAAATTAGTTAGTCAGTTGACCAATTaatcaattagtttttttttcagTAATTTTCTTCTAGTTGAGATATTTAATCTGTCTTTTTATCTTGTTTTACAGGAACTT encodes the following:
- the LOC133725737 gene encoding uncharacterized oxidoreductase At1g06690, chloroplastic — its product is MAMHVSSAGFSIFSHRRVNRVRAVASENVSIEEQKVKLGASELKVTKLGIGAWSWGDTSYWNNFEWDDRKMKAAKNAFDASVDGGITFFDTAEVYGSRASFGAINSETLLGRFIKERKEKDPEVEVAVATKFAALPWRLGRQSVLSALKDSLSRLGLSSVELYQLHWPGVWGNEGYLDGLGDAVEQGLVKAVGVSNYREKRLRDAYEKLKKRGIPLASNQVNYSLIYRAPEENGVKATCDELGITLIAYSPIAQGVLTGKYTPENIPTGPRGQIYTRDFLTKLQPLLNRIKEIGEKYSKTPTQVALNWLITQDNVVPIPGAKNAEQAMEFAAALGWKLNDDEVTELRSLASEIKSVTGFPVENL